In Nostoc piscinale CENA21, the genomic stretch TGAACCTTCCCAACTACCGACAAATTCTAATAAATCTTCGGCAGTAGAACTAGTACAATTATGTTCTGCCGTAAGTGGTTGAGAAACTGGGTTATTTGCTGATATATTTTCTGGCTGGTGTTTGGATTGCAAAAACTGAATAAAATCTAAAATTTCCTGTAATAAAGGTTCAGGTAATTTTGCTAGTTCTTGGTTAATCTGTTCTTTAATTGTCATTTTTACCTCGATTATTTATCCAATTGTAAGCTATTGATTGTCTTATCAAGTTTTATCATTCACACTTCATCTTGGAACTTGTACTTGATTAATTACTGACGCAATAATCGCATCAATTTGTAAACCATCTAACATGGCTTCTGGTTTGAGCAGTAAGCGATGACGTAACAAAGGTGAAGCTACAGCTTTGACATCATCTGGTGTGACAAAATCGCGTCCTACTAACCATGCGGCGGCTTGGGATGTTTGCAACCAAGCACCAGCAGCACGCGGTGACGCACCCAAAGCTAAATCAGGAAATTGACGCGAAGCTCTCACTAAAGCTAAGAGATAATCGATAATTTTTTCAGATATTTGTACTTGTTTAACTTCTTGCCGTGCTTGTAAAATATCGACTACCGTTGCTACGGGTTGTAAATTAGAAATATCTATCCGTCGCGCTGCAAAACCAGCTTGACGATTGAGTAACATTTGTTTTTCTGCGGCTTGGTCGGGATAATCTACTAAGAGTTTGAATAAAAACCTATCTAATTGCGCTTCTGGTAAAGGATAAGTCCCTTCAAATTCCAAGGGGTTTTGTGTCGCAATTACCCAA encodes the following:
- a CDS encoding DUF2281 domain-containing protein; this encodes MTIKEQINQELAKLPEPLLQEILDFIQFLQSKHQPENISANNPVSQPLTAEHNCTSSTAEDLLEFVGSWEGSDIRECLQLVHESRMQLEF
- a CDS encoding AAA family ATPase — its product is MSQNHSVLTNLEQKLNQIVVGQSSLIQQLLIALLGGGHVILEGVPGTGKTLLVKVLAQLIQGDFRRIQLTPDVLPSDITGTNIFDLNSRSFTLKKGPVFTEVLLADEINRTPPKTQAALLEAMEEMQVTLDGESLPLPDLFWVIATQNPLEFEGTYPLPEAQLDRFLFKLLVDYPDQAAEKQMLLNRQAGFAARRIDISNLQPVATVVDILQARQEVKQVQISEKIIDYLLALVRASRQFPDLALGASPRAAGAWLQTSQAAAWLVGRDFVTPDDVKAVASPLLRHRLLLKPEAMLDGLQIDAIIASVINQVQVPR